A region of bacterium DNA encodes the following proteins:
- a CDS encoding peptidylprolyl isomerase produces the protein MQVAKNTVVTIDYTLTNDDGEILDTSKGHEPLSYIQGIGNIITGLETAMEGRVAGDIFKVSIPPEDAYGIWEESLMQVVPMSAFGDMEGVEIGNQFQIQTAEGPRVMTVVEVTDDEVTLDGNHPLADMTLNFDVAVVNVRPATAEELSHGHVHGAGGHHH, from the coding sequence ATGCAAGTAGCAAAAAATACGGTTGTGACGATCGACTACACGCTTACTAACGACGACGGCGAAATTTTGGATACTTCGAAAGGTCATGAACCGTTATCCTATATTCAGGGTATTGGTAATATTATTACCGGATTGGAAACGGCCATGGAAGGACGCGTTGCAGGCGACATATTCAAAGTATCGATTCCACCGGAAGATGCTTACGGTATTTGGGAAGAATCACTGATGCAGGTAGTGCCTATGAGTGCGTTCGGGGACATGGAAGGCGTTGAAATAGGAAATCAATTTCAAATCCAAACCGCCGAAGGGCCGCGTGTCATGACGGTGGTGGAAGTCACGGACGATGAAGTAACACTTGACGGGAATCATCCTCTGGCTGACATGACATTGAATTTCGATGTGGCCGTAGTCAACGTAAGACCAGCTACCGCTGAAGAACTCAGTCATGGCCATGTTCACGGAGCCGGAGGGCACCATCATTAG
- a CDS encoding trypsin-like peptidase domain-containing protein, with protein MKRLFFGLVFLIVSVMSVVSQDDVTFSRQNALTRAIKKVVPAVVGINVVSIKEYTYRNPFFNDEFFSQFFPKQKYYDKVKGLGSGFIISEDGYILTNQHVVEGAVEILITLTDGSKYPAQIVGLDQTTDLALLKVNPDRKLTFLKFGDSDDLIIGEWVIALGNPFGLFDINNQPTVTVGVISATQRDFGMVDGQHVYQNMIQTDAAINGGNSGGPLVNALGEVIGINTFIYSGSTNAKTSIGIGFAIPINRINKILKELKEKGAVDRTFTMGFKYQSVDRMIAQYLGVGDVRGIVVSEVEKNGPAEKSGLKVSDVILTMNGKNVNNEYDFQKIILGDDLRVGDVVDMEIVREKKKFKAKLTLGKAS; from the coding sequence ATGAAACGCTTGTTTTTCGGATTGGTTTTTCTGATTGTGTCCGTCATGTCTGTTGTTTCACAGGATGATGTGACGTTTTCACGGCAAAACGCATTGACGCGCGCGATTAAAAAAGTCGTTCCGGCCGTCGTAGGTATCAATGTGGTTTCAATCAAAGAGTACACGTATCGCAATCCGTTTTTCAATGACGAATTTTTCAGTCAATTTTTTCCTAAGCAGAAATATTACGATAAAGTGAAGGGTTTGGGGTCGGGATTTATTATTTCCGAAGACGGATATATTTTGACGAACCAGCACGTTGTCGAAGGTGCAGTAGAAATTTTGATTACGCTGACTGATGGCTCTAAATATCCTGCGCAAATCGTCGGCTTAGATCAAACGACTGATCTTGCGCTGTTAAAAGTTAATCCCGATAGAAAATTAACGTTTCTGAAATTCGGCGATTCCGACGATTTGATTATCGGCGAATGGGTGATTGCTCTGGGAAACCCGTTCGGTCTTTTTGATATTAACAACCAGCCGACGGTAACGGTGGGCGTCATCAGCGCTACGCAACGGGATTTCGGCATGGTAGACGGCCAGCATGTTTATCAGAACATGATCCAAACAGATGCGGCCATTAACGGCGGCAATAGCGGCGGTCCGTTGGTGAATGCGCTTGGTGAAGTGATAGGAATTAACACGTTTATCTATAGCGGAAGTACCAATGCAAAAACCAGCATTGGAATCGGTTTTGCCATTCCTATCAATCGTATCAATAAAATTCTGAAGGAGCTGAAAGAAAAGGGTGCCGTTGACCGGACATTTACAATGGGATTCAAGTATCAGTCGGTTGATCGTATGATTGCGCAATACCTCGGGGTTGGCGATGTTCGCGGCATTGTGGTATCAGAAGTCGAAAAAAACGGTCCGGCTGAAAAATCAGGTTTGAAGGTTAGCGATGTGATTCTGACGATGAACGGGAAAAACGTAAACAATGAATACGACTTTCAAAAAATCATTCTCGGAGATGATTTACGCGTTGGTGACGTAGTGGATATGGAAATTGTTCGCGAAAAGAAAAAATTTAAGGCTAAACTGACGCTTGGAAAAGCGTCTTAA
- the fsa gene encoding fructose-6-phosphate aldolase, with amino-acid sequence MKFFIDTANLDEIREAASLGVLDGVTTNPSLVAKEKNVNFIELLKEICKIVDGPISAEVVSTDLDGILKEGHELAKLHSNITVKLPLIKTGLQACKIFTSEGIKTNVTLCFSPNQALLAAKAGATFVSPFVGRLDDISTDGMQLIQEIVTVYHNYDYKTQVLVASVRHPMHVVEACQIGAHVCTMPFKVIEQLIQHPLTDIGLKKFLSDWEKMKSGK; translated from the coding sequence ATGAAGTTTTTCATTGATACCGCGAATTTGGACGAAATTCGCGAAGCCGCATCCTTAGGCGTATTGGATGGCGTCACAACCAATCCTTCGCTTGTAGCCAAAGAAAAAAATGTCAATTTTATCGAATTACTCAAGGAAATCTGTAAGATCGTTGACGGTCCAATTTCGGCCGAAGTTGTTAGCACCGATCTTGACGGTATTTTGAAAGAAGGTCATGAACTCGCTAAACTCCATTCCAACATAACCGTCAAATTACCGCTGATCAAGACCGGATTGCAGGCGTGTAAAATTTTCACGTCGGAAGGCATTAAGACTAATGTTACGCTGTGTTTTTCGCCGAACCAGGCGCTGCTTGCGGCCAAAGCCGGCGCGACGTTTGTCAGTCCGTTTGTGGGTCGTTTAGATGATATCAGCACCGACGGTATGCAACTGATCCAGGAAATTGTTACGGTGTACCACAATTATGATTATAAAACGCAAGTGTTGGTGGCCAGCGTGCGGCATCCGATGCATGTCGTCGAAGCTTGCCAAATCGGCGCTCATGTCTGTACTATGCCGTTTAAAGTGATCGAACAATTGATTCAACATCCGTTGACGGATATTGGATTGAAAAAATTCTTGTCTGACTGGGAAAAAATGAAAAGCGGAAAATAG
- the uvrB gene encoding excinuclease ABC subunit UvrB translates to MHYKDSKFNLVSDYKPEGDQITAIQKLIDGIRRGDKHQTLLGVTGSGKTFTMANVIAQIGKPTLIMSHNKTLAAQLYGEFKQFFPDNAVEYFISYYDYYQPEAYVPSSDTFIEKDMSINDEIEKLRLRATSSLLERKDVIIVASVSCIYGIGSPEDYRDMYVFVEKGQKVERNKILARLVEMQYNRNDLDFKRSTFRVRGDVIDIYPAYEDQYIRVEMFGDEIDQISYHDPVSNKVLHRSQTAIVFPATHFVTTESKLHQAILRIQAELAERLELLRSQNKLLEAQRLEQRTKYDIEMMLELGYCSGIENYSRHVAGRAEGERPACLIDFFPKDFLMIIDESHATLPQVRAMYNGDRARKLTLVEYGFRLPSALDNRPLKFEEFESMMNQVVYVSATPAEYELQKGGGVIIEQIIRPTGLIDPEIEVRPIKNQIDDLMHEIRQRVEKNERVLVTTLTKRMAEDLTEYLSNLKIRVRYIHSEIDAIERIDILRDLRLAEFDVLVGINLLREGLDLPEVSLVAIIDADKEGFLRSERSLMQTAGRAARHIHGKVIFYADKITESMQKVIDETERRRELQIRFNQEKGITPKTIAKSKEQIMRATSVADYFTYKEENDYKKMVAEMAPDYNVMLSAEDKKQLIDKLKAEMKDAVKKLEFEKAAALRDQLTLLEK, encoded by the coding sequence ATGCATTATAAAGATTCCAAATTCAATCTCGTCAGTGATTATAAGCCCGAAGGCGATCAGATTACGGCTATTCAAAAACTTATCGACGGCATCCGGCGCGGTGATAAACATCAGACGCTGCTCGGTGTTACCGGTTCAGGAAAAACGTTTACCATGGCTAATGTGATCGCTCAAATCGGCAAACCAACGCTGATCATGTCGCATAATAAAACGCTGGCGGCGCAATTGTATGGCGAATTCAAACAATTCTTTCCTGACAACGCCGTCGAATATTTTATCAGTTATTACGATTATTACCAGCCGGAAGCGTATGTTCCTTCCAGCGATACGTTTATCGAAAAAGACATGTCGATCAACGACGAGATTGAAAAGCTTCGGTTGCGCGCCACGAGCTCTCTTTTGGAGCGCAAAGACGTCATTATCGTTGCATCGGTTAGCTGCATATACGGCATCGGGTCGCCGGAAGATTATCGCGATATGTACGTATTTGTAGAAAAAGGCCAAAAAGTCGAGCGCAATAAGATACTCGCCCGTCTCGTGGAAATGCAATATAACCGCAACGATCTTGATTTCAAACGCAGCACGTTCCGTGTACGCGGCGACGTCATCGATATTTATCCGGCATACGAAGATCAATATATCCGCGTCGAAATGTTCGGCGATGAAATCGATCAGATATCGTATCACGATCCGGTTTCCAATAAAGTTCTTCATCGATCGCAAACCGCCATCGTATTTCCGGCAACCCATTTCGTGACGACGGAAAGTAAGCTGCACCAGGCCATTTTGAGAATTCAGGCCGAATTGGCCGAAAGGCTGGAACTACTTCGTTCTCAAAATAAATTACTCGAAGCGCAGCGGCTCGAACAACGAACCAAGTACGATATTGAAATGATGTTGGAACTCGGGTATTGTTCCGGCATCGAAAATTATTCCCGCCACGTCGCCGGACGAGCGGAAGGTGAACGCCCGGCTTGTCTCATCGATTTTTTTCCAAAAGATTTCCTGATGATTATCGACGAATCGCATGCTACGCTCCCACAGGTTCGTGCAATGTATAATGGTGATCGCGCACGCAAACTTACACTTGTCGAGTACGGCTTTCGCCTGCCTTCTGCCTTGGATAATCGTCCGTTGAAATTCGAAGAGTTCGAATCAATGATGAATCAGGTTGTTTACGTCAGCGCAACGCCTGCTGAATATGAGTTACAAAAAGGCGGCGGCGTTATTATCGAGCAAATCATTCGACCAACAGGCTTGATCGATCCGGAAATCGAAGTACGCCCCATCAAAAATCAGATCGACGACCTTATGCACGAAATCCGTCAACGCGTTGAGAAAAACGAACGCGTGCTCGTCACAACGCTTACTAAACGCATGGCTGAAGATCTGACCGAATATTTGTCAAATTTAAAAATCCGTGTCCGGTATATTCACTCTGAAATCGATGCCATTGAACGGATTGACATTTTGCGTGATTTACGGTTGGCTGAATTCGATGTGCTCGTCGGAATTAATCTCTTGCGCGAAGGTCTCGATTTGCCTGAAGTATCTCTGGTGGCTATCATCGACGCCGATAAGGAAGGATTCCTTCGCAGTGAACGTTCACTCATGCAAACGGCAGGGCGCGCGGCGCGGCATATTCACGGTAAAGTGATCTTTTACGCCGATAAAATCACCGAATCTATGCAAAAAGTGATCGACGAAACTGAACGACGTCGAGAACTACAGATTCGATTCAATCAGGAAAAAGGTATTACGCCAAAAACTATCGCCAAATCTAAAGAGCAAATCATGCGTGCAACGTCAGTCGCAGACTATTTCACGTATAAAGAAGAAAACGACTATAAAAAAATGGTTGCTGAGATGGCGCCGGATTATAATGTCATGCTTTCGGCCGAGGATAAAAAACAATTGATCGATAAATTGAAAGCCGAAATGAAAGATGCTGTCAAGAAACTCGAATTTGAAAAAGCAGCTGCATTACGGGATCAATTGACTTTACTCGAAAAATGA
- a CDS encoding tetratricopeptide repeat protein, with the protein MIRRFCLVYSTFALLQWAGCGGCHDEEISKASVFFQKGLQLEKEGNFSSAAEEYRRAIEVYPDYTEAQFQLGNLYEKLGIPDKAQLQYEKTIEIDSKHSHAYNNLGNVFGQQGKLDDAITAYRKAVQIDPSLATAHYNLGHSLLLKRQLNDAEQELKSAAELSSDPKYQKAVGQLYVTQGRFDEALPYLEKAHKDNSQDQEMYYPLAEAYEKMQRFDEAIAILQTYSEMVSNMEEKMIIRTRIRDLKMQKTDLNVKNQRRALAR; encoded by the coding sequence ATGATACGACGATTCTGTTTAGTATATAGCACCTTTGCGTTGCTGCAATGGGCCGGTTGCGGCGGCTGCCATGACGAGGAGATTTCAAAGGCTTCAGTCTTTTTCCAAAAAGGGCTCCAATTAGAAAAAGAAGGTAACTTTTCATCGGCGGCAGAGGAATATCGTCGTGCAATCGAAGTTTACCCCGATTACACCGAAGCACAATTTCAGTTAGGCAATTTATATGAGAAATTAGGCATTCCGGATAAGGCGCAGCTTCAGTATGAAAAAACAATAGAAATCGATTCAAAGCACAGCCATGCTTATAACAATCTCGGCAACGTATTCGGACAGCAAGGAAAACTTGATGATGCCATCACGGCTTATCGGAAAGCAGTCCAAATTGACCCTTCACTGGCAACGGCTCATTACAACCTTGGGCATAGTCTATTGCTTAAACGGCAATTAAATGACGCTGAACAAGAGTTAAAATCAGCCGCCGAGCTATCGTCTGATCCGAAATATCAAAAGGCGGTAGGGCAATTGTATGTGACACAAGGACGTTTTGATGAAGCTTTGCCTTATTTAGAAAAAGCACATAAGGACAATTCGCAAGATCAGGAAATGTATTATCCCCTGGCCGAAGCTTATGAAAAAATGCAACGGTTTGATGAGGCTATAGCCATATTACAAACCTATAGCGAAATGGTTTCGAATATGGAAGAAAAAATGATCATTCGAACCCGTATCCGTGACCTTAAAATGCAAAAAACCGATTTAAACGTTAAAAATCAAAGACGGGCACTGGCTCGCTAA